The following coding sequences lie in one Maribacter forsetii DSM 18668 genomic window:
- a CDS encoding TonB-dependent receptor domain-containing protein yields MRLKEFSYILLLLVSFPLFGQFNISGQVTDEDGVPVSDAELYIKELERLETTNSEGYYSVESLAAGTYTIVVFAYEFEIEEQDVVLNDNVTFNVTLQRLKVNNLSEVVLIQKREEVFALKQLKKVEGTAIYAGKKSEVVLLEGITGNLAANNPRQIYSQVVGLNIYDNGDAGLQLNIGGRGLDPNRTANFNTRQNGYDISADVLGYPESYYTPPAEALEEIQVVRGAASLQYGTQFGGLVNFKFKQPNPNKKIEWVSRQTVGSYDLKTSFNSLSGTVGKISYYTYFNYKEGSGFRPNSNYNSRNYFAHIGYQVSDKTKLTLETTFLNYLAQQPGGLTDAQFSEDPTFSNRERNWFDIDWKLYSLRLDHKFSSKMDFSLNLFGLDASRSALGFRTNRVSQPDDLEEPRELLIDNFQNWGAEARLLTRYKLGNTESALLLGSKIYRTDNNQRQGPGTTASNADFNFADDEFPNYERQSQFNFPNSNLAFFGENIFNITPKLTLTPGFRLEHIKTESIGTYKNIVLDLAGNPLLNEEIEDNREFDRTFLLLGIGASYKLNSSIEFYGNFSQNYRSVTFSDIRVVNPSFQVDENISDEDGFTADIGFRGRYNNVLSYDVSAFSLLYDNRLGEILKSETQTNALGEEVETGSIVRFRGNIGTAFMYGIESFANWSIKETFLSASEKLKLNYFVNLALTNSEYLSSEETNVEGNKVEFIPDVNLKTGLNFGYGNLIGSLQYTYLSSQFTDATNAPQDVNDNQRGIEGEIPAYDIMDFSLAYSYKKWKLETGINNLLDNSYFTRRATGYPGPGIIPSEPRTFYTTLQFKF; encoded by the coding sequence ATGAGATTAAAGGAATTTAGTTATATACTGTTATTATTAGTATCATTTCCATTATTTGGGCAGTTTAATATTTCAGGACAAGTGACCGATGAAGATGGTGTTCCTGTTTCTGATGCAGAATTGTATATTAAAGAATTAGAGCGTTTAGAAACAACAAATTCAGAAGGTTATTATTCAGTAGAAAGTTTAGCGGCAGGTACTTATACCATTGTTGTATTTGCTTATGAGTTTGAAATTGAAGAACAAGATGTTGTTCTAAATGACAACGTTACTTTTAACGTAACACTGCAGCGTCTAAAAGTCAACAATTTGTCAGAAGTGGTTTTAATTCAGAAACGAGAAGAGGTTTTTGCATTAAAGCAATTGAAGAAAGTAGAGGGTACTGCGATTTATGCTGGTAAAAAGAGTGAGGTTGTACTTTTAGAGGGTATTACTGGTAATTTGGCAGCTAACAACCCAAGACAGATATATAGCCAAGTAGTAGGACTCAACATTTATGATAACGGCGACGCAGGTTTACAATTGAATATTGGAGGTAGAGGTTTGGACCCTAATAGAACGGCAAATTTCAACACCAGACAGAATGGGTATGATATAAGCGCAGATGTTTTGGGTTACCCAGAAAGTTATTACACTCCGCCAGCTGAAGCTTTAGAGGAAATTCAAGTAGTTAGAGGTGCAGCTTCATTACAATACGGAACACAATTTGGAGGTTTGGTGAATTTTAAATTCAAACAGCCCAACCCAAATAAGAAAATCGAATGGGTTAGTAGGCAGACAGTGGGGTCTTATGATCTAAAAACCTCGTTTAATAGTCTTAGTGGTACGGTAGGTAAAATAAGTTATTATACATATTTCAATTATAAAGAGGGCAGTGGTTTTAGACCAAATTCTAATTACAACAGTAGAAATTATTTTGCGCACATAGGGTATCAGGTTTCTGATAAAACGAAACTTACGCTAGAGACTACATTTCTTAATTATTTGGCGCAACAGCCAGGTGGTCTTACAGATGCCCAATTTAGTGAAGATCCTACTTTTAGCAATAGGGAGCGTAATTGGTTTGATATTGATTGGAAATTGTACTCCTTGCGTTTAGATCATAAGTTCTCTTCAAAAATGGATTTTAGTTTGAATCTTTTTGGATTAGATGCTTCTAGAAGTGCACTTGGTTTTCGTACAAACAGGGTGTCGCAGCCAGATGACCTTGAAGAGCCGCGAGAGTTGTTAATTGATAATTTTCAGAATTGGGGTGCAGAAGCTAGATTGCTTACTAGGTATAAATTGGGTAATACAGAATCGGCTCTCTTATTAGGCTCTAAAATTTATAGAACCGATAATAATCAAAGACAAGGTCCTGGTACAACTGCTTCTAATGCAGACTTTAATTTTGCGGATGATGAATTTCCAAATTACGAGAGACAATCTCAATTTAATTTCCCTAACTCCAATTTAGCATTCTTTGGTGAGAATATATTCAATATAACTCCAAAACTCACCTTAACACCAGGATTTAGATTAGAGCATATTAAAACAGAAAGTATTGGGACTTATAAGAATATTGTACTCGATTTGGCAGGCAACCCACTTTTAAATGAAGAGATAGAAGATAATAGAGAGTTTGATAGAACGTTTTTGTTACTTGGTATTGGGGCTAGCTATAAGTTAAATTCCAGTATTGAGTTTTACGGTAATTTTTCTCAGAATTATAGGTCGGTCACTTTTAGTGATATACGAGTGGTGAACCCTTCTTTTCAAGTGGATGAAAATATCTCTGATGAAGATGGCTTTACTGCAGATATTGGATTTAGAGGTAGATATAACAATGTGTTGTCTTATGATGTTAGTGCATTTAGCTTACTATATGACAATAGGTTAGGGGAGATATTAAAGAGCGAAACACAGACCAATGCTTTAGGGGAAGAAGTGGAAACGGGAAGTATAGTTCGTTTTAGAGGTAATATTGGTACTGCCTTTATGTACGGTATTGAGAGTTTTGCAAATTGGAGTATCAAGGAAACTTTCCTATCTGCTAGTGAAAAGTTGAAACTAAATTATTTTGTAAACTTGGCGTTGACCAATTCTGAGTATTTATCTTCAGAAGAAACGAATGTAGAGGGGAATAAGGTAGAATTTATACCTGATGTAAACCTAAAAACTGGTCTTAATTTCGGGTACGGCAACTTAATAGGTAGTTTGCAATACACGTATTTGTCAAGTCAATTTACAGATGCGACTAATGCGCCACAAGATGTAAATGATAATCAACGTGGTATAGAAGGAGAGATACCTGCATATGACATTATGGATTTTTCTTTGGCTTATTCCTATAAAAAATGGAAATTAGAAACTGGTATAAATAATCTTTTGGATAATAGCTATTTTACACGAAGAGCAACTGGGTACCCAGGACCTGGTATTATTCCGTCAGAACCTAGAACATTTTATACGACCTTACAGTTTAAATTTTAG
- the guaB gene encoding IMP dehydrogenase, with the protein MQAHQNKILGEGLTYDDVLLVPAYSEVLPREVSIQTKFTRNITINVPIISAAMDTVTESRMAIAMAQEGGIGVLHKNMTIEQQAMKVRKVKRAESGMILDPVTQPLDSKVKDAKANMKEYSIGGIPIVDADGKLLGIVTNRDLRFEKNNERPISEVMTSENLVTAAEGTSLSEAEDILQQHKIEKLPVVDKDYKLVGLITFRDITKLTQKPSANKDQYGRLRVAAALGVTADAVDRAEALVNAGVDAVVIDTAHGHTKGVVSVLQEVKKKFPNLDVIVGNIATGEAAKYLVDAGADAVKVGIGPGSICTTRVVAGVGFPQFSAVLEVAAAIKGSGVPVIADGGIRYTGDIPKAIAAGADTVMLGSLLAGTKESPGETIIYEGRKFKSYRGMGSVEAMKQGSKDRYFQDVEDDIKKLVPEGIVGRVPYKGELYESIHQFIGGLKAGMGYCGAKDIATLQDNGRFVKITASGINESHPHDVTITKESPNYSR; encoded by the coding sequence ATGCAAGCCCACCAAAATAAAATTCTAGGAGAAGGTCTAACTTACGATGATGTACTGTTAGTACCTGCTTATTCTGAAGTGCTTCCAAGAGAAGTAAGTATTCAGACAAAATTCACAAGAAATATTACAATCAATGTACCTATCATATCGGCGGCGATGGATACGGTTACAGAGTCTAGAATGGCAATTGCCATGGCTCAAGAAGGTGGTATAGGTGTTCTGCACAAGAACATGACCATTGAGCAGCAAGCCATGAAGGTGCGAAAGGTAAAAAGGGCTGAAAGCGGAATGATTTTAGATCCGGTCACCCAACCACTTGATTCAAAAGTAAAAGACGCCAAGGCTAATATGAAAGAGTATAGCATTGGTGGTATTCCTATTGTTGACGCCGATGGTAAACTTTTAGGTATCGTAACCAATAGAGACCTACGTTTCGAAAAAAATAATGAAAGACCAATATCAGAAGTAATGACTTCTGAAAATTTGGTAACAGCAGCAGAAGGTACTTCACTTTCAGAAGCTGAAGATATTTTACAACAACATAAGATTGAAAAGCTACCTGTTGTAGATAAAGATTATAAGTTGGTAGGTTTAATTACATTTCGTGATATTACTAAACTTACCCAAAAACCTAGCGCCAACAAAGATCAGTACGGTCGTTTACGTGTAGCGGCGGCATTAGGTGTTACTGCAGATGCGGTAGACAGAGCTGAGGCATTGGTTAATGCCGGTGTGGATGCTGTGGTTATAGATACTGCTCATGGGCATACAAAAGGTGTGGTATCGGTATTGCAAGAAGTAAAAAAGAAGTTTCCAAACTTAGATGTTATTGTTGGTAACATTGCAACTGGCGAGGCTGCTAAGTATTTGGTAGATGCAGGTGCAGATGCAGTTAAAGTTGGTATTGGTCCAGGTTCTATCTGTACAACAAGAGTTGTTGCAGGTGTTGGCTTCCCTCAATTTTCTGCTGTTTTGGAAGTAGCAGCGGCTATAAAAGGTTCTGGAGTTCCGGTTATCGCAGATGGTGGTATTCGGTACACAGGTGATATTCCTAAAGCTATTGCTGCAGGTGCAGATACAGTTATGTTAGGATCACTTTTGGCAGGAACCAAGGAATCTCCGGGAGAAACGATTATCTATGAAGGTAGAAAGTTCAAATCTTACCGAGGTATGGGGTCTGTAGAGGCAATGAAGCAAGGTAGTAAAGATCGTTACTTTCAAGATGTTGAAGATGATATCAAGAAATTAGTACCTGAAGGTATTGTAGGTCGTGTGCCTTATAAAGGTGAATTATACGAAAGCATTCACCAGTTTATAGGTGGTTTAAAAGCTGGTATGGGATACTGTGGGGCAAAAGATATTGCTACTTTACAGGACAATGGAAGATTTGTTAAAATTACGGCTAGTGGTATTAATGAAAGTCACCCACATGATGTAACCATTACAAAAGAAAGTCCTAATTATAGTAGATAG
- a CDS encoding M1 family metallopeptidase, producing the protein MKNLFYASFLVIILISCANENDNSKQVESGVSEAMAAQRATLISNVHYNLSFNIPKEQEAPIPSQLVLNFDLEHLKEPVYLDFKEETSKIKSVSINKTEVDILHENEHIALHENYLIKGNNTVIIEFDAGELSLNRNEDYLYTLLVPDRARTLFPCFDQPNIKGMYTLNITAPNDWKVLCGPKEVKQTQKGEYTQHNFSASDQMSTYLFSFVAGKFESVTQKPANMDMTLLYRETDTTKIKYSLDSIFDLHQQSLSFLEDYTAYPFPFQKMDYAAIPGFQYGGMEHVGAIQYRESSLFLDESATANRKLSRAKLIAHETSHMWFGDLVTMNWFNDVWMKEVFANFMADKIMNPAFPDIDHQLAFMITHYPNAYGEDRTLGTNPIRQDLENLNNAGSLYGSIIYNKAPIMMRQLETVLGKEAFQTGIQEYIKTFAFKNAVWGELIDILDKKSTTDMVGWSDVWVNSSSRPIFNDDIEYGDDNKITSYKLFQKAEDKSNHSWPQRFDVSFLYPDKTKTLTVNMVSSELSLDEAIGMDKPSAILYNSNAEGYGVFPVQEQDIDIIPSINDQVARGYAYINTYENMLNGSITPNAAIKLYSKGLVNEKNELLINLISRYTSSVFWKYLTAEQRLFYQKEITEQIWAKLQEELSPNIKKTLYNTYVSLGYTGISQDRLYKIWKKDIVISNLKLNDDNFTELAMDLALYQHPESKNILEIAEKAISNNDKLNRFKFLLPSLSTDNNTKNTFFESLKLEENRAKESWVANAMNNLNHPLHQKESINYLRASLDLVDEIQQTGDIFFPKRWLSSTVGNYTSPEAYEILQRFLKENPDLNPSLKSKVLQASDDLRRVQLLQKQIDTSLD; encoded by the coding sequence ATGAAGAACCTATTTTACGCTAGTTTTTTAGTCATCATTTTAATATCGTGCGCTAACGAAAATGACAATTCAAAACAAGTTGAATCTGGAGTATCAGAAGCAATGGCAGCCCAAAGAGCTACTCTAATATCAAATGTTCATTACAACTTAAGTTTTAATATCCCTAAAGAACAAGAAGCTCCTATACCTTCTCAACTGGTTTTAAATTTTGATTTAGAACATCTTAAAGAACCGGTCTACTTAGATTTTAAAGAGGAAACTTCCAAAATAAAATCGGTATCCATTAACAAAACTGAAGTTGATATTCTTCATGAAAATGAACATATCGCTTTACATGAAAACTACTTAATTAAAGGAAATAACACCGTTATAATTGAGTTTGATGCTGGTGAGCTTTCTCTTAATAGAAATGAAGATTACCTGTATACTCTATTAGTACCTGATCGTGCAAGAACACTATTCCCCTGTTTTGATCAACCTAATATAAAAGGTATGTATACATTGAATATTACAGCACCAAACGACTGGAAAGTTTTATGCGGCCCTAAAGAAGTAAAGCAAACTCAGAAAGGTGAATACACACAACATAATTTTAGCGCTTCTGACCAAATGAGCACCTATCTATTTTCTTTTGTAGCGGGTAAATTTGAATCTGTAACTCAAAAACCGGCTAATATGGATATGACCCTACTATACCGAGAAACGGATACCACTAAAATTAAGTATAGCTTAGACTCCATTTTTGATTTACATCAGCAATCCTTATCGTTTTTAGAGGACTATACCGCTTATCCTTTTCCTTTTCAAAAAATGGATTATGCCGCCATACCCGGATTTCAATATGGTGGCATGGAACATGTAGGCGCAATTCAATATCGTGAGAGTTCTCTCTTTTTAGATGAAAGCGCTACCGCTAACAGAAAATTAAGTCGTGCAAAGCTAATTGCCCACGAAACATCTCATATGTGGTTTGGAGATTTAGTAACTATGAATTGGTTTAATGATGTTTGGATGAAAGAGGTGTTTGCCAATTTCATGGCAGATAAAATTATGAATCCCGCTTTCCCAGATATAGATCATCAATTGGCTTTCATGATCACCCACTACCCTAATGCTTATGGTGAAGACAGAACATTGGGGACGAACCCTATTCGCCAAGACTTAGAAAACCTCAACAACGCAGGTTCACTTTACGGTAGTATTATTTACAACAAAGCGCCAATAATGATGCGTCAACTAGAAACCGTTTTAGGTAAAGAGGCATTTCAAACAGGCATTCAAGAATACATTAAAACCTTTGCATTCAAGAATGCTGTTTGGGGTGAGCTAATTGATATTCTTGATAAAAAGTCTACTACTGATATGGTTGGGTGGAGCGATGTTTGGGTAAATAGTTCTAGTAGACCCATCTTTAATGATGATATTGAATATGGTGATGACAATAAAATAACCTCATATAAACTATTTCAAAAAGCAGAAGATAAATCTAATCATTCGTGGCCACAGAGATTTGACGTATCATTTCTTTATCCGGATAAAACTAAGACGTTAACCGTTAACATGGTTAGTAGCGAATTAAGTTTAGATGAAGCTATTGGCATGGATAAACCAAGTGCAATATTATATAATTCTAATGCTGAAGGCTACGGAGTGTTTCCTGTTCAAGAACAAGATATAGACATTATACCTTCCATAAATGACCAAGTGGCTCGTGGTTACGCTTATATAAATACATATGAGAACATGCTAAATGGAAGTATTACTCCCAATGCAGCAATAAAACTATATTCAAAAGGACTAGTTAATGAAAAGAATGAATTATTAATTAATCTCATTTCTAGGTATACCTCTTCAGTTTTTTGGAAATATCTTACTGCCGAACAACGCCTTTTTTATCAGAAAGAAATTACAGAACAGATATGGGCTAAATTACAAGAAGAACTTTCGCCCAATATTAAAAAGACCTTATACAATACTTATGTATCATTAGGTTATACAGGTATTTCCCAAGACCGATTATACAAAATCTGGAAGAAAGATATAGTAATCAGTAACCTAAAACTTAACGACGATAATTTTACGGAATTGGCGATGGATTTAGCCTTATACCAACATCCTGAAAGTAAGAACATCCTTGAAATAGCTGAAAAAGCAATAAGCAACAATGATAAATTAAATAGGTTTAAGTTTTTACTTCCATCTCTTTCAACAGACAATAACACTAAAAATACATTTTTTGAATCTCTAAAACTTGAAGAAAACCGTGCTAAAGAATCATGGGTGGCTAATGCCATGAATAATTTAAATCACCCTTTACATCAAAAAGAATCAATAAACTATCTAAGGGCAAGTCTAGACTTAGTTGATGAAATACAACAAACAGGTGATATCTTTTTCCCAAAGAGATGGTTAAGTAGTACAGTAGGCAATTACACATCTCCAGAGGCTTATGAAATATTACAGCGTTTTCTTAAGGAAAATCCCGATTTAAATCCTTCCTTGAAATCAAAAGTATTACAAGCTTCAGATGATTTAAGAAGGGTGCAACTTCTGCAGAAACAGATAGACACCTCATTAGATTAA
- a CDS encoding thioredoxin family protein encodes MKTYSLSFSKSFLFLAVLFISAASYAQEVNWISWEEAAELTANDTNPKKVFIDVYTDWCGWCKKMDKDTFQNPEVAAYMAENYYMVKFDGEGKDPIEYKGKTYKFVPSGRKGYHEFAAALMQGRLSYPTTIFLDEELNMLSPIPGYQKPEPFLEIARYFGSDIYKEKDWKAYTGEAGK; translated from the coding sequence ATGAAAACGTATTCTTTATCTTTCTCCAAATCATTTTTATTCTTAGCTGTTCTTTTTATTTCGGCCGCTAGTTATGCACAAGAGGTAAATTGGATTTCTTGGGAAGAGGCTGCCGAATTAACGGCGAACGACACCAACCCAAAGAAAGTCTTTATTGACGTGTACACAGATTGGTGTGGATGGTGCAAGAAAATGGATAAAGACACTTTTCAAAATCCGGAAGTTGCTGCATACATGGCAGAGAATTATTATATGGTAAAGTTTGATGGTGAAGGTAAAGACCCAATCGAATATAAAGGGAAGACATATAAATTTGTTCCGTCGGGCAGAAAAGGTTATCATGAATTTGCAGCTGCTTTAATGCAAGGTCGTTTAAGCTACCCAACTACTATTTTCTTAGACGAAGAATTAAACATGCTTTCTCCAATACCTGGTTATCAAAAGCCAGAGCCATTCTTAGAAATTGCTCGCTATTTTGGTAGTGACATTTACAAAGAAAAAGATTGGAAAGCCTATACTGGTGAAGCTGGTAAATAA
- the lysA gene encoding diaminopimelate decarboxylase gives MRNEDLLQIAKTYGDPVYVYDSEKIVSQFNRLTKAFGSVKKLKLNYAAKALSNITILRLMNSLGSGLDTVSIQEVQLGLLAGFKPESIIFTPNGVSLEEIEQAAKLGVRINIDNLSILEQFGSKHPNIPVCIRINPHVMAGGNSNISVGHIDSKFGISIHQIPHLLRIVELTKMNINGIHMHTGSDILDIDVFLYASEILFDTARNFKNLDFIDFGSGFKVPYKEGDIETNVEELGKKLSTRFNEFCKEYGKDLTLAFEPGKFLVSEAGVFLAKVNVVKQTTSTVFASVDSGFNHLIRPMLYGATHTINNISNPKGRERYYSVVGYICETDTFASNKRINEITEGDILCFKNAGAYCFTMASNYNSRFRPPEVLWHKGKAILIRERETFEDLIRNQVDVKDLFAVKETAKVK, from the coding sequence ATGAGAAATGAGGATTTATTGCAAATCGCAAAAACCTATGGTGATCCGGTCTATGTTTATGACTCGGAAAAAATAGTTTCACAGTTCAATAGATTGACCAAAGCTTTTGGTTCTGTAAAAAAATTGAAACTTAACTATGCAGCCAAGGCACTTTCTAATATTACTATTTTAAGATTGATGAATAGTCTTGGTAGCGGTTTGGATACCGTTTCTATACAAGAAGTTCAACTAGGTTTATTAGCTGGTTTTAAACCAGAATCAATCATTTTTACCCCTAACGGAGTTTCTTTAGAAGAAATTGAGCAAGCCGCCAAATTAGGAGTACGCATTAACATAGACAACCTATCTATATTAGAACAATTTGGTAGTAAGCATCCAAATATTCCAGTGTGTATACGTATTAATCCGCATGTAATGGCAGGTGGAAATTCTAATATATCCGTTGGTCATATAGATTCTAAATTCGGAATCAGTATTCATCAGATTCCTCATTTACTTCGTATTGTAGAATTGACAAAAATGAATATCAACGGTATTCACATGCATACAGGTAGCGACATTTTAGATATCGACGTATTCTTATATGCCTCTGAAATTCTTTTTGATACTGCTCGTAATTTCAAAAATCTTGATTTTATTGATTTCGGTAGTGGCTTCAAAGTACCTTATAAAGAAGGTGATATTGAAACCAATGTTGAAGAACTAGGAAAAAAACTAAGTACACGCTTTAATGAGTTCTGTAAAGAATACGGTAAAGATTTGACATTGGCTTTTGAGCCGGGTAAGTTTTTAGTGAGTGAAGCAGGTGTTTTTCTTGCAAAAGTAAATGTGGTAAAACAAACTACATCAACCGTATTTGCAAGTGTAGATTCAGGTTTCAACCATTTAATTAGACCAATGCTTTATGGTGCTACACATACAATAAACAACATTTCTAATCCAAAGGGCAGAGAACGTTATTATTCTGTTGTAGGGTATATCTGTGAGACCGATACTTTTGCCAGCAATAAAAGAATAAACGAGATTACCGAAGGTGATATTCTTTGCTTTAAAAATGCAGGTGCGTATTGCTTTACTATGGCAAGTAACTACAACTCAAGATTTAGACCACCAGAAGTTCTTTGGCATAAAGGGAAGGCAATTCTTATACGCGAAAGAGAAACTTTTGAAGATTTAATTCGTAATCAAGTAGATGTAAAAGATTTATTCGCTGTTAAAGAAACCGCAAAAGTGAAATAA
- a CDS encoding LON peptidase substrate-binding domain-containing protein, which produces MRLPLFPLQSIFFPGETVPLHVFEDRYKQLIQDCRNEAITFGIPVFINNKMEYGVEVQLVEVVTTYESGEMDVVCVARQVFKLLAFDNVMDDKLYAGGIVKLLEYDYEASEEKKQTIINGIEQLYAIMDVPYTKLNVKEFNSFTLAHKIGLSFEQEYQLLQIPTENDRLNFISLHLTSTITVLSEVNRTKKTIELNGHFKNFDPLDFKDLEI; this is translated from the coding sequence ATGAGATTACCATTGTTTCCGTTACAGTCTATTTTTTTTCCTGGCGAAACCGTGCCACTGCATGTTTTTGAAGATCGCTACAAACAATTAATTCAAGATTGTAGAAATGAAGCCATCACTTTTGGTATACCTGTTTTCATAAATAATAAGATGGAATATGGTGTTGAAGTACAATTGGTAGAAGTAGTAACAACCTATGAAAGCGGAGAAATGGATGTAGTCTGTGTAGCTAGACAGGTCTTTAAATTACTTGCTTTTGATAATGTTATGGATGATAAACTTTACGCAGGTGGTATTGTAAAGTTGTTAGAGTACGATTATGAAGCATCAGAAGAAAAAAAACAGACTATTATTAATGGTATAGAACAGTTATATGCTATTATGGATGTGCCATATACCAAACTCAATGTAAAAGAATTCAATAGTTTTACGCTAGCTCACAAAATAGGACTGTCTTTTGAGCAAGAGTATCAACTTTTACAGATTCCTACAGAAAATGACCGACTTAATTTTATAAGTCTGCATTTAACATCAACTATTACTGTTTTGTCTGAAGTGAATAGAACCAAGAAAACGATAGAGCTCAATGGTCATTTTAAGAATTTTGATCCTCTGGATTTTAAAGATTTAGAGATTTAA
- the sucC gene encoding ADP-forming succinate--CoA ligase subunit beta translates to MNLHEYQGKEILASFGVRIQRGIVAQNAKEAVEAAKQLTAETGTGWHVIKAQVHAGGRGKGGGVKLAKNLKEVEEIANQIIGMNLITPQTSAEGKKVHQVLVAEDVYYPGESETSEFYMSVVLNRATGKNMIMYSTEGGMDIEEVAESTPHLIFTEEIDPATGLLGFQARKIAFNLGLSGTAFKEMTKFVASLYKAYVESDSNMFEINPVLKTSDDLIMAVDAKVSIDDNALYRRKQYAEMRDLREENAIEVEAREVGLNYVDLDGNVGCMVNGAGLAMATMDLIKMAGGEPANFLDVGGTADAKRVEEAFRIILKDPNVKAILINIFGGIVRCDRVAQGVVDAYKNMGDSMKVPIIVRLQGTNAELAKEIIDNSGLAVQSAVQFQEAADKVKEVLA, encoded by the coding sequence ATGAACCTTCACGAATATCAAGGAAAAGAGATATTAGCAAGTTTTGGGGTGCGCATCCAAAGAGGAATTGTTGCCCAGAATGCAAAAGAGGCTGTTGAGGCTGCAAAGCAATTAACTGCTGAAACCGGAACGGGATGGCACGTTATTAAAGCGCAAGTACACGCAGGTGGTCGTGGTAAAGGTGGTGGTGTAAAATTAGCCAAAAACCTTAAAGAGGTAGAAGAGATAGCAAACCAGATTATTGGTATGAACTTAATTACACCGCAAACTTCTGCGGAAGGTAAAAAAGTACACCAAGTATTGGTTGCCGAAGATGTATACTACCCAGGCGAAAGCGAAACTAGTGAATTCTATATGTCTGTTGTATTGAACAGAGCTACTGGTAAGAATATGATTATGTATTCTACAGAAGGTGGTATGGACATTGAAGAAGTTGCAGAAAGTACTCCGCATTTAATCTTTACAGAAGAGATTGATCCAGCTACAGGTTTGTTAGGTTTTCAAGCAAGAAAGATTGCTTTTAACTTAGGTCTTTCAGGTACTGCGTTCAAAGAAATGACAAAATTCGTTGCATCATTATATAAAGCATATGTAGAAAGTGATTCTAATATGTTTGAAATTAACCCTGTATTAAAAACATCCGATGATTTAATCATGGCTGTTGATGCTAAGGTTTCTATAGATGATAATGCACTATACCGTAGAAAGCAATATGCTGAAATGCGTGATCTTAGAGAAGAGAACGCTATTGAAGTTGAGGCAAGAGAAGTTGGACTTAACTATGTAGATCTTGATGGTAACGTTGGTTGTATGGTTAACGGTGCAGGTCTTGCTATGGCAACTATGGATTTAATTAAGATGGCAGGTGGTGAACCAGCTAACTTCTTAGATGTTGGTGGTACGGCAGATGCTAAAAGAGTTGAAGAGGCGTTTAGAATTATATTAAAAGATCCTAACGTTAAGGCAATTCTAATCAACATATTCGGTGGTATCGTTCGATGTGATCGTGTTGCACAAGGTGTTGTTGATGCTTACAAGAATATGGGCGATTCAATGAAAGTGCCGATTATTGTAAGGTTACAAGGTACTAATGCTGAATTAGCAAAAGAGATTATTGACAATTCTGGACTTGCAGTACAATCTGCTGTACAGTTCCAAGAAGCTGCAGATAAAGTAAAAGAAGTATTGGCTTAA
- a CDS encoding DUF1456 family protein — protein MTNNDIFKKLRVALKFRDDQIVDILQLVDFKISKSELGAFFRNEDHPNYMECGDQVLRNFLNGLVLHLRGTKDAPKIPGEVLLAMSTSTKRPAQKNKERKDFKTKQMNKVDNAVSSVKYKNKKKS, from the coding sequence ATGACAAATAATGATATATTTAAAAAACTAAGAGTAGCGTTAAAATTCAGAGATGATCAAATCGTTGATATTTTGCAGCTTGTAGATTTTAAAATTTCTAAAAGTGAATTAGGTGCATTCTTTAGAAATGAAGACCACCCAAATTATATGGAATGCGGTGATCAAGTGTTACGTAACTTTTTGAACGGCTTGGTTCTTCATCTGCGCGGAACAAAAGATGCCCCTAAAATACCTGGAGAAGTGCTATTGGCTATGTCAACCAGCACCAAAAGACCGGCTCAAAAAAACAAGGAAAGAAAAGACTTTAAAACAAAGCAGATGAACAAGGTAGATAATGCCGTTAGTTCTGTGAAGTATAAAAACAAGAAAAAATCTTAA